A region from the Malus domestica chromosome 07, GDT2T_hap1 genome encodes:
- the LOC139197514 gene encoding uncharacterized protein, protein MDVLGVNVKSPKQSKRSRSKGGVKVVYISSPMKVNTSASEFRALVQELTGRHSDAERFMETNNSGQHHQQNVHEDSREQKLKVVDDYVLLPQLPFPNSFYEFPNCASDSLFEPFSGQFELDVLRSYDQI, encoded by the coding sequence ATGGACGTGCTAGGTGTGAACGTGAAGAGCCCGAAGCAAAGCAAGAGAAGCAGATCAAAGGGTGGTGTCAAAGTTGTCTACATATCAAGCCCTATGAAAGTTAACACCAGTGCCTCTGAGTTTAGGGCACTTGTCCAGGAGCTCACCGGAAGACACTCCGATGCGGAGCGTTTTATGGAAACAAATAACAGTGGCCAGCATCATCAACAAAATGTTCATGAGGATTCTCGTGAGCAGAAGTTGAAGGTTGTGGATGATTACGTGCTGCTGCCTCAGCTTCCTTTCCCGAATTCCTTTTATGAGTTTCCGAATTGCGCTTCGGATTCTTTGTTTGAACCATTTTCTGGGCAGTTTGAGCTGGATGTGCTCAGAAGCTatgatcaaatttaa